In Panacibacter ginsenosidivorans, the following proteins share a genomic window:
- a CDS encoding ABC transporter permease, which produces MIKNFFKIAYRNLLRNKGFSVINILGLAVGMASAMLILMWIQSEVSYDQFHEKKDRIYEAWNRAEFSGKLQCWNTTPKVLARTLERDLPEVEQAVRVDWKQNHLFSIGEKRLTVGGNIVDSNFLQVFSFPLVKGNATTVLKDMHSIVLTETLARKIYGNEDPMGKVIKIDNKESFTVTGVVKDLPLDTRFDFEYLLPWSYKRFLGDDDEYWGNNSTRTYVLLKPHASEASANAKLKVLKPKYEKDEPKWEMFIYPMSKWRLYSSFTNGKEDGGGRIEFVKLFGIIAAFILLIACINFMNLSTARSEKRAKEVGIRKVVGANKGSLIGQFIGESILLSFLAGILAVILVQISLPAFNSLTDKHLAIEYGNIYFWLAALGFIIFTGVLAGSYPAFFLSSFKPVKVLKGTFKKANALVTPRKVLVVLQFTFAIILIICTIIVKQQIDYAQNRETGYNKNNLIYHLFTGDIEKNYTLIKNELLNSGAASSVTKTSAPLTQSWSDGWGQEWEGKDPNDKTDFYRYNEDEGLGKTAGLTFVQGRDFDLTKFPTDSTGMIINESALKVMKFKDPIGKIVKDNGTEWHIVGVIKDFILTSPYEPTRPMLIAGSKAWFQTILIKLNSNVATGESLKKAEAIFKKYNTEYPFEYKFVDEEYAQKFEDEQRQGTLAALFAGLTIFISCLGLFGLATYMAENRIKEIGVRKVLGASVAGIATLLSKDFLKLVIVSFIIAAPISWWAMNAWLQDYNYRVTIEWWVFAMAAILSIVIAIITVSYQAIKAAVANPVRSLRTE; this is translated from the coding sequence ATGATCAAAAATTTTTTCAAAATAGCTTACAGGAATCTTTTACGTAATAAAGGTTTCTCAGTAATAAATATATTGGGCCTTGCTGTGGGTATGGCAAGCGCTATGCTTATTTTGATGTGGATACAAAGCGAGGTTAGTTATGATCAGTTTCATGAAAAGAAAGACCGTATTTATGAAGCGTGGAACCGTGCAGAATTTAGTGGCAAACTGCAATGCTGGAACACTACACCAAAAGTATTGGCAAGAACGTTGGAACGTGATCTGCCCGAAGTAGAACAGGCTGTAAGAGTTGACTGGAAACAGAATCATCTCTTTAGCATTGGCGAAAAAAGATTAACTGTTGGAGGCAATATTGTTGATTCTAATTTTCTGCAGGTGTTTAGTTTTCCGCTGGTAAAAGGCAATGCTACAACTGTATTAAAAGATATGCATTCCATTGTGCTTACAGAAACACTTGCCAGAAAAATTTACGGTAATGAAGACCCGATGGGCAAAGTGATCAAGATAGATAATAAAGAAAGTTTTACCGTAACCGGCGTTGTAAAAGATTTGCCGCTTGATACCAGGTTTGATTTTGAATATTTATTGCCATGGTCTTATAAACGCTTTCTCGGAGATGATGATGAATATTGGGGCAACAATAGCACACGCACCTATGTATTGCTTAAACCGCATGCATCTGAAGCATCTGCCAATGCAAAACTGAAAGTACTGAAACCAAAGTATGAAAAGGATGAACCAAAATGGGAAATGTTTATTTATCCTATGAGTAAATGGCGTTTATATTCAAGCTTTACAAATGGAAAAGAAGATGGTGGGGGGCGAATAGAATTTGTAAAATTGTTTGGCATTATTGCAGCATTTATTTTACTGATTGCCTGTATAAACTTCATGAACCTTAGTACGGCACGCAGTGAAAAACGTGCAAAAGAAGTTGGCATAAGAAAAGTAGTAGGCGCAAATAAAGGAAGCCTCATCGGTCAGTTCATAGGAGAATCTATTTTACTTTCTTTTCTTGCAGGTATACTTGCAGTAATACTTGTACAAATTTCTTTGCCTGCATTTAACAGTCTTACAGATAAACATCTTGCTATTGAATATGGTAATATTTATTTCTGGTTAGCAGCACTTGGGTTTATTATTTTTACGGGTGTACTTGCCGGTAGTTATCCTGCATTTTTCCTTTCTTCTTTTAAACCCGTTAAAGTGTTGAAAGGAACATTCAAAAAAGCAAATGCATTGGTTACACCCCGCAAGGTGTTGGTGGTATTACAGTTTACGTTTGCGATCATACTTATCATTTGCACCATCATTGTAAAGCAACAGATAGATTATGCGCAGAACAGGGAAACCGGTTATAATAAGAATAATCTGATCTATCATCTTTTTACCGGGGATATAGAAAAAAATTACACCCTTATAAAAAATGAATTGCTTAATTCAGGCGCTGCCTCTTCTGTAACAAAAACAAGTGCCCCACTTACACAAAGCTGGAGTGATGGATGGGGCCAGGAGTGGGAAGGCAAAGACCCAAATGATAAAACAGATTTTTACCGTTACAATGAAGATGAAGGATTGGGTAAAACAGCAGGTTTAACTTTTGTGCAGGGCCGTGATTTTGATCTTACTAAATTTCCCACAGATTCAACCGGAATGATCATTAATGAATCTGCATTGAAAGTAATGAAGTTCAAAGATCCCATTGGTAAGATCGTAAAAGACAATGGAACGGAATGGCATATTGTAGGTGTAATAAAAGATTTTATTCTTACCTCACCCTATGAACCAACAAGGCCTATGCTCATTGCAGGGTCTAAAGCGTGGTTTCAAACTATACTTATAAAACTCAACAGTAATGTTGCAACAGGTGAGAGCCTGAAAAAAGCAGAAGCTATTTTCAAAAAATACAATACAGAATATCCTTTTGAATACAAATTTGTTGATGAAGAATACGCACAGAAATTTGAAGATGAACAGCGCCAGGGCACATTAGCAGCTTTGTTTGCAGGGCTTACCATTTTCATTTCCTGTCTTGGTTTGTTTGGCCTTGCTACCTATATGGCTGAGAATCGCATTAAGGAAATTGGTGTGCGCAAAGTGTTGGGTGCTTCTGTTGCAGGCATTGCCACATTGCTCTCCAAAGATTTTCTAAAGCTGGTTATAGTTTCTTTCATCATTGCAGCGCCTATCTCCTGGTGGGCCATGAATGCGTGGTTACAGGATTATAATTATCGTGTAACAATCGAATGGTGGGTGTTTGCAATGGCTGCAATATTATCCATTGTCATCGCAATTATCACAGTAAGTTACCAGGCAATAAAAGCTGCAGTTGCTAATCCTGTAAGAAGTTTGAGAACGGAATAA
- a CDS encoding ABC transporter ATP-binding protein: protein MIKITDLEKVYRTEEVETVALNKLTVEVKEGEFVAVMGPSGCGKSTLLNILGLLDDPDAGSFIFNGIEVAKFNERKRADLRKHNIGFVFQSFNLIDELTVFENVELPLIYTGIKPAERKKRVEAVLDKVQIMHRRNHYPQQLSGGQQQRVAVARAVVNNPKLILADEPTGNLDSSNGNEVMQLLTELNEQGTTIVMVTHSEHDARYSHRIVRMLDGQTVTENILI, encoded by the coding sequence ATGATAAAAATTACCGACCTCGAAAAAGTATATCGCACAGAAGAAGTAGAAACTGTTGCCTTAAACAAACTAACTGTTGAAGTAAAAGAAGGAGAATTTGTTGCAGTAATGGGTCCTTCTGGTTGCGGCAAATCTACGCTGCTTAATATTCTTGGATTACTGGATGATCCCGATGCAGGTAGCTTTATCTTCAATGGCATTGAAGTAGCAAAGTTCAACGAACGCAAACGTGCCGATCTGCGTAAACACAATATTGGTTTTGTGTTCCAGAGCTTTAATCTTATTGATGAACTGACTGTGTTTGAAAATGTAGAATTGCCATTGATCTACACCGGCATTAAACCTGCAGAAAGAAAGAAACGCGTAGAAGCAGTTTTAGATAAAGTACAGATCATGCACCGCCGTAACCACTACCCACAGCAGCTTTCAGGTGGTCAGCAACAGCGTGTGGCAGTAGCAAGAGCAGTAGTAAATAATCCAAAATTAATTCTTGCGGATGAGCCTACCGGTAATCTTGATTCATCAAACGGTAATGAAGTAATGCAGTTGCTTACAGAGTTGAATGAACAGGGTACCACTATCGTAATGGTTACACACAGTGAGCATGATGCACGTTACAGTCACCGCATTGTACGCATGCTTGACGGGCAAACCGTTACGGAAAACATTCTTATTTGA